The DNA window tttattttatttttgatacaaagagagacagagcatggggctcaaacccacgaaccgtgagatcataccccccaccctctccccaagTAAGGCATGCCCCCACCCTAAGGCACTGAAGAGTCCCCTTCCCCAGGCACCTGGCAAGTGAACCCCCTCCTTTATTTCAGGCCTTTATTCATATGGCACCCCTTTGGTgaggtctcccctcccccctcctcaagCTCCCTCCACCCTGCACCCCTACCTCTCTTTGTCCTCCTGGGACACTATCATCATATCCATAGCACCCGAAATTGTATTCGCCGTATTTCTTCTACATTCCCTCACCAGACTAGAAGCCCTCGAAGACTAGAAGAGGGGGATCTTGTACTTTGTCCTCTCCTGTGACCCCAGGACCTAAAACAATTCCTGGCACATGCTGAGTACCCAACAGAGTCTTGTTGAATGCCATGTCCTCTAGTACCCTTTAGAAGCATCTCTTACAAGCAGCCTGCCAGGCTCCCACTCCTCCCTGAGAGGCCAAGTCTGCAAAAAACAGGAAACCTGACCACACATGGCTGGAGAGCATTGCTGAGGGGGATAAGGAAAAGAGTCAGTAAGACCAAAGACCTCCAGGAGAGGCCCCTGGCCCAGGCGCTGGTCCTGGCCCTCAGACCTCCTTGTTATTAGAGCCTGGAaggcccctccctctctgggctGGAGCATGTGCGTGGAACTCTCTAGCGGatcgctgtgtgtgtgtgtgtgtgtgtatgcatgtgcgcacatgggagaggagggaggggggcgaCTTCCTGCTGGGGCAGAGGAGTTAAGAAAGACAAGACCTCACCAGGCAGAAGTGACTTTTATTTGAAGCCAGAAAACACCTTTCAACTGTAATCTGtgacagtaaaaaaaacaaacaaacagaaactggGACCTTAagggactggggaggggaggggtaatGGGTCCTGTCAGCCCTCATAGGGGAAACGGAGCAagagcccctcgtggggctccACGTTTAGGTGCTCCAGCTCGAGAGAGGCACCCTCCTCATGGCCTAGGTGGGTGCTGAGTAGCAGACTGACACTGGCCGGCAGGCTGGCAGTGGCCGGCAGCCTGGCTGGTTGGGCAACACCCCCAAAGTTGAGCACGACCAGGAAGCGCTCGTTCTGGTCCCACTGGCGGACGTAGGCGAAGAGGTCGGACCCCGAGGAGAGGACGCGGAAATCCCCGTGTAGCAGGGAGCGCTCCTTGCCTCGCTGATCGCTCAGTTGccggaacagagagaggagggagtcaGGGTCTTCATTTTGGCCCTGCCAAGTGATGATCACAGCCAGAAAGGGTGAAGGACAGCTCTGGGCACAGAATCCTACAAGCCACCTGCCCACCCTCGGCTAAGCAGGCCTGGCCCACCCCAAAACCCTTACCTTTACAGTCACGTTGGTACCTCCGGGTCCTGAGGTGTTGGGGAAGCCGGATTCATCCCAGGGCATGACTGGAGCCTCCACAGGTTGAAAAGCAGGGGAAATAGGATTTGGGAAAGGCCTGGGCTGCTCTGCCTTCCGTTCCCAGCACCATCCGTGCAGAGCCCCCCCNNNNNNNNNNNNNNNNNNNNNNNNNNNNNNNNNNNNNNNNNNNNNNNNNNNNNNNNNNNNNNNNNNNNNNNNNNNNNNNNNNNNNNNNNNNNNNNNNNNNTTCCATAAAACCGTGGAATAACTGCATGACCAGTCTGCAAATACCAGCTTGGGTGCCAACCTCTAACCCTGCGGCTAGAGCTAAGTGAGCATCTTCATGCTCTTGGCCCATCTCAGCACTGGCTACCATGCGTTTCTCTTACTCTTCTGGGTCCCCCACTAGAAGCTATGAGTTGCTGGAGGGCACGAGCCCCCAGAGTACCTACCCACGGCCCACCGAACacaggagtgaatgaatgagtgacgaACGAATGAACTGAGGGCTCCCATATGCGCACCTACCAGCTACCAGGCATTGCATTTTCAAATATGCTCCCACTGAATCCCAACTTCCCTCCAAGAAATGCAAGGTCCCAGAAGAGGTGATCAAGACTAGGGccgtaaggggcgcctgggtggctcagtcggttgggcatccgacttcggctcaggtcatgatctcacagttcgtgggttcgagccccacgtcgggctctgtgctgacagctcagagcctggagctgcttcagattctgtgtcgccctctctctttctgcccctcccctgctcgctctctgcctctgtctctcaaaataaaataaagacataaaaaaaaattttttttttaaagactagggCCGTGATAGAAGTTGCCAAGGCCATTCGGCTACCGCCCAGGTGGCTGACCAGGAGACAAACGCAGTTCCACCCATGGCTCACGTCTACCTGTAGCCATCCACAGACCCCTTGTGACGGGGGAACACGACCTCCCCCTGAGCTGGGGAGGCGGCCAGCCATACCTGGCCGGGCAGGGTAGCTGCCTCCAAGCCGATCTCATCTCCGTAGCTGAAAACCGGGGTCCCCGGCAGGGTGAAGAGCAGCAGCTGGTAGAGGCGGAGAAGATGGGCCGGCACGAAGGAAGTCAGGAGCCCCGCCTGAGACACCTGCAGGGGTGGACGCACTGGTGAGCCCCAGAgcccgtctctgcctccatctgccCACACCTTTCCCCTAAaaggcctcccctccccacttctccaaCTAGGATACTCACGCTCCAGCTGCACCAGCGACTGTCAGTGGCATTCAAATACTGGGTGACCAGGAATTCTGCATGCTTCCCGGTGGAAATGGAGCCTGACAGGTACGAGCTAGTCAACAACAGGTCCTCAGTGGATCCAAGGAGGCGCAGGATCTGCTGAAGCTCAGAGGACTCAGTCCCTGCGATTAAGAGCCTGCACAGGGCAAGGCAGGGGACAAGGTTGGTAAAGAACAAGCGAAGAATGAAGGTGAAGAAGGTTCTTTGGACTACGAAAGTGCCCGTTCCTGGGATCTGGGGTTCTACTGAGGCGTTCCCACAATGAAGCCGAGCTGGCGGGGGAGGTCTGGCACCTACCTGTCTTCACTGAAGCTCTTGGTGATGTTCTGCCACTCAGCCAACAACAAAGGTGCGtcctagaagaaaagaaacaaagtcgAGGAGCAGGGAACTCTACCAAGCCCTGAAGCACTCCTCTGCTCTCACCCAGGCTCTGCCTCTCACAGGGAAAGAAACTCACTGTCAGATTCTCCACGTTCCGAACCTGGAACCCATCCACACCGGCCTGCAGCCAAAAACTCAGAGCGTCCTGTAGGGAAGGGGGAGCAGAACAGAGGAAAATCTTCAACACTCTGATGCAAAGGCTTAGAAAATCCAGCCCACGCTAAACCTCGCCTACCGCGCACTTCTCCATGACCTTGGAAGAGTCACTTGCCTTGACCGGCCTCACTTAACCATCAGCCTTCAGCTCCCTCCAATTCTACACCATCacggattctttttttttttttttaagtttatttatttattttgagagagagagaacacacacgagcagggaaggggcagagagagagaggatcccaagcaggtttcccattgtcaaggcagagcctgatgtggggctcaaactcatgaatggtgaggtcATTTCCTGAACCCAAGgcagagtcagatgcataactgactgagccacccaggtgcccctcaccatcACTGTTTCTTAACGCTATAGCATTTCACTTCTGAAGTCCTCCCCATTACAAATCCCATGGCTTCTCCTTTGATACCTATAGTAAAGGTCCAAGAGAAAAAGTATGTTCATAAACATCACTTcattcaggagtgcctgggtggctcagtccattgagcgtcggactttggctccagtcatgatctcaggatgcgtggattcaagccctgcataaagCCCgctgctggcagcgcagagcccacttccaatcctctgtctccctctctctctgcccctccctccccccccctctgccgctcacatgctctctttctctcaaaaataataagaccACAGTCAGAGAGCAGCAGAGGATGGAAAATGCTAGCCCAGATCAGAAGACAAGTGTACTTACTCCTCTCCCAGTGTCCCGAGGCCTGGGGAAGGTGTGCGTAAGACAGCAAGTCAGAGCAAGGCCAAAGATGAAAGAGTGAAGTTCAAAGCACAGCCCCAGGGCAGTTTAGATGAAGATTTGAGAAGCCAGCTCTGCAAAACAGGCCCAGGCCTGAAGTCCTGGCATCGGTGGGCACAGGGCATGGAACCCCACCCCCAAggccccttttccccttcctgaCTCTCCTCTCATCTCCCTTTTCACCCGAGGCTCCCAGTCCTCAAGCCATACCATCTGAAAACATCCCCTCATCAATAacttttaagagattttatttatttttcttaatgtctttattttatttctgagagagggagacacagaatccgaagcaggctccaggctctgagctgtcagcacagagcccaatgcggggctcgaacccacggactgtgagatcgtgacctgagccaacatcatcGTCGtcgtcagccgcttaaccaactgagccacccaggtgccccttattttttttttttttaaagtaagctctacccacatcgtggggcttgaactcacaaccctgagatcgagagtcacatgctctattgactaagccagccaggcgacCCCCCTCCCACTGCCATCAATAACTCTGAAAGGGTCTTCCTGCAACTAGCAAGGGCTCAACTAGATGAGCCCAGGGGTCTTCTAGAAGTGCTGGGAGTAAAGAATTCTACCTCAGGATCCCGGCTGCCAGCAAAGGGGCAGGGTCTGCTCCATTGCTGTTCTATTCATTTCAGGCTCTAATTCATTTTAGCCTGAAGCCTAACCAACCCCTGCTGAACTGGCCAGTGTCCTAGAACCCAGGCAGTAGGAGCTTGGAAGACAAAGTCCCACCAGCAGCCTGCTGGGTATAGCCTTTGAGTCTCTACCTTCATTCAGGGAAAGCAGGTTACAGTAATGAGACTACTTGAGACCTCAAATCATAAGCACATCAAGCCCCTCTGAACCCCTAGCTCCTTCAATGACAGAGGAGAGATGAAAGGGACGATAGGGTGGTTACAGAGAAATTTAGAACACATATCCAAAATATCTGGCTTGGTCCCAGACACATAAGAAGACCACAATGCTTACGGTTTCAGACTGGGCTCCGCTCCAAAAATACATCAAAGAACTGGGAAACCAGACACGACAGGATTCCCACAGAGAAACAGCTTCCTCtccccaaaggaagaaaaatcaaaccCAGATGAGATCTGAGAAATTCCTTTCCTGGCACCGTTAACCACCAGAGTCGAGGAAACGAGGAAAGTGAGTGGCCAGAAAAGGAACAAGCAAAACCAGGGTGCATTGTGGCACTACCCTCTGCCTGTGGGAGGGGTGTGACAGCTTGGCTCCAGGGAGCAAGGGGCCCCTGGGCTGGAGCCCAGCTAGGTTTGCTGGGCCTGCTGGGAGGATCGACACAGCCCCAGCAGCCATGAG is part of the Suricata suricatta isolate VVHF042 chromosome 11, meerkat_22Aug2017_6uvM2_HiC, whole genome shotgun sequence genome and encodes:
- the SLC3A2 gene encoding 4F2 cell-surface antigen heavy chain, with the translated sequence MSQDTEVDMKEVELNEMEPEKQPMNAASGAAMAVVVASGAEKNGLVKIKVADDEAEAAAPAKFTGLSKEELLKVAGSPGWVRTRWALLVLFWLGWLGMLAGAVVIIVRAPRCRELPAQSWWHKGALYRIGDLQAFQGHEGGDLAGLKGHLDYLSTLKVKGFVLGPIHMNEKDDLAGTNLEQINPSLGSKEDFDNLLQSAKKKSIRVILDLTPNYKGQSSWFQPEQIDAVATKMKDALSFWLQAGVDGFQVRNVENLTDAPLLLAEWQNITKSFSEDRLLIAGTESSELQQILRLLGSTEDLLLTSSYLSGSISTGKHAEFLVTQYLNATDSRWCSWSVSQAGLLTSFVPAHLLRLYQLLLFTLPGTPVFSYGDEIGLEAATLPGQAPVMPWDESGFPNTSGPGGTNVTVKGQNEDPDSLLSLFRQLSDQRGKERSLLHGDFRVLSSGSDLFAYVRQWDQNERFLVVLNFGGVAQPARLPATASLPASVSLLLSTHLGHEEGASLELEHLNVEPHEGLLLRFPYEG